A section of the bacterium genome encodes:
- a CDS encoding transposase has protein sequence ETVLHEVVREQLESFLASAREGDHPAPRFIEQELRAYLRCGILAHGFLRLHCDACGHDRLVSFSCKRRGFCPSCGGRRMADTAAHLVDCVLPEVPIRQWVLTLPYALRYRCAYDAALTSEVLRAYLRALFAALRRRAKRQWGIPRSQCGSVTFVQRFGSALHLNLHFHTLALDGVYTRDESNTTRFLP, from the coding sequence GGAGACCGTATTACACGAGGTCGTCCGCGAGCAGCTCGAGAGCTTCCTGGCAAGCGCCCGCGAAGGCGATCACCCCGCGCCCCGCTTCATCGAGCAGGAGCTGCGCGCGTACCTCCGGTGCGGGATCCTCGCTCACGGCTTCCTGAGGCTCCACTGCGACGCCTGCGGCCACGATCGCCTCGTGTCCTTCTCGTGTAAACGCCGCGGTTTCTGCCCGTCATGCGGCGGCCGCCGCATGGCGGACACCGCCGCACATCTCGTCGATTGCGTTCTTCCAGAAGTACCCATCCGCCAGTGGGTGCTCACGTTGCCCTACGCGCTCCGCTACCGCTGCGCCTACGACGCTGCACTCACCAGCGAAGTCCTGCGTGCCTATCTCCGTGCGCTCTTCGCTGCGCTTCGCCGGCGCGCAAAGAGGCAGTGGGGCATACCGCGAAGCCAGTGCGGCTCTGTCACTTTCGTCCAACGTTTCGGCTCGGCCCTGCACCTCAACCTCCACTTCCACACCCTTGCGCTCGATGGCGTCTACACCCGCGACGAGAGCAACACGACCCGTTTCCTTCC